From the Rhinoraja longicauda isolate Sanriku21f chromosome 5, sRhiLon1.1, whole genome shotgun sequence genome, the window CAAAATTGGCGCGAACTGGAATTAATGTATTGCATCAAGCTCTTCATCCTATTCATGGGATTGCCTGGACTGATGGAAAACAAGTTGCTCTCACTGCTGTTCATCTAGTCAATGGTGAGGTAAAGTTTGGAGATAGCAGTGTCATTGGAAGTTTTGAACATGTGAATGGACTTCACTGGGGTCCTATTTATTATACAGGGACTCTGGCATTGCTTGCAGTTCAGCATAAAAAGCATATAACTGTGTGGCAGTTACAAAACAGCACATTAGAAGAAAACAAACTTTTGGTTTCCCAAACTTGTGAACTGGGAGAGATTTATCCAATTCTGCCACAAGGCTGTGTGTGGCACCCAAAACACGATGCCTTGGTGGTGCTAACAAAAAAAGATGCCTCAGTATTGTTTGCCGTGCAGATTGATAATCGTAGAGTTAAAGCAGACATTACAGGTACTGGCTTGATTCATTGTGCTTGCTGGACTGCAGATGGAAATCGTTTAGTGATTGCCGTAGGCAGTGCCATTCATTCTTATATTTGGAATCATGCTCAAAAGACTCTTCACGCTTGCAGTTTTTGCCCTATATTTGATGTTGGAGGATATATCTGTGCAGTCGAGGCATGTATGGAGTTACAAGTGATTGTAACAACTGAACTGCCCCTTGATAAAATTTGTGGTCTCAATGCTGGCCTTGCCTTTCACGTTACACCCACATCAGAAACTGGTTCTGCAATCTCGCGACCCATGATGTTAGCTGTGGATGAAACACATTCCATGGATACAAGAAGAAAATCCATAGATTCCTCGAAGTCGTTAATAGAGGAACCAACATTTTCATCATCTGGTCCTGTGGACTTGACCCATATTCTGGCAAATCATCGAAAATCTGATCCCAGCCCCCTAATACACCTGCGACGAAGGGATTGCATTACTGGAAGTGGTCACGATTCTTCACATCTGATTTTAGTCACTTTTGAAAGAAAAGTGACAACAACCAGAAAAGTAAGCATACCTGGGATTCTGGTCCCTGATATAGTCTGTTTTGACCCACATCGATGTACAATTGCTGTATCATCCAATACGTGTAACATAATATTACTCTATACAGTCACTCCCTCAAGTATGCCGAATATTCAGCAA encodes:
- the wdcp gene encoding WD repeat and coiled-coil-containing protein isoform X3 — protein: MLVHVPQIIRINGMFAFTSRWLECKQTKKTPYYSYSRHQADRLQILKMVSMELGKAKLARTGINVLHQALHPIHGIAWTDGKQVALTAVHLVNGEVKFGDSSVIGSFEHVNGLHWGPIYYTGTLALLAVQHKKHITVWQLQNSTLEENKLLVSQTCELGEIYPILPQGCVWHPKHDALVVLTKKDASVLFAVQIDNRRVKADITGTGLIHCACWTADGNRLVIAVGSAIHSYIWNHAQKTLHACSFCPIFDVGGYICAVEACMELQVIVTTELPLDKICGLNAGLAFHVTPTSETGSAISRPMMLAVDETHSMDTRRKSIDSSKSLIEEPTFSSSGPVDLTHILANHRKSDPSPLIHLRRRDCITGSGHDSSHLILVTFERKVTTTRKVSIPGILVPDIVCFDPHRCTIAVSSNTCNIILLYTVTPSSMPNIQQIYLQNNERPKGMCFLNETLLLLLVGRQKSNDLAFLPSSNSDRYLIRFMSRKLLLDDSCVLPDSLKIGQPGINISGMKKYFENLSKEEAAISRELLLPGDTTIQFPSSKKGLIEEVRNSSSEHSSATSTPKPTEESALSESTMVLKNYNAEPMNTSIVMPGLGPLNRDLRSPVLFKEDHSAQSSARTVLKGSDEVIDEIKQLSKKMEKLLDSFKEMKQCLSQISDCTRNGKKSSMAYPSDPSFLYVICQHNRSEEGSWT
- the wdcp gene encoding WD repeat and coiled-coil-containing protein isoform X4, coding for MLVHVPQIIRINGMFAFTSRWLECKQTKKTPYYSYSRHQADRLQILKMVSMELGKAKLARTGINVLHQALHPIHGIAWTDGKQVALTAVHLVNGEVKFGDSSVIGSFEHVNGLHWGPIYYTGTLALLAVQHKKHITVWQLQNSTLEENKLLVSQTCELGEIYPILPQGCVWHPKHDALVVLTKKDASVLFAVQIDNRRVKADITGTGLIHCACWTADGNRLVIAVGSAIHSYIWNHAQKTLHACSFCPIFDVGGYICAVEACMELQVIVTTELPLDKICGLNAGLAFHVTPTSETGSAISRPMMLAVDETHSMDTRRKSIDSSKSLIEEPTFSSSGPVDLTHILANHRKSDPSPLIHLRRRDCITGSGHDSSHLILVTFERKVTTTRKVSIPGILVPDIVCFDPHRCTIAVSSNTCNIILLYTVTPSSMPNIQQIYLQNNERPKGMCFLNETLLLLLVGRQKSNDLAFLPSSNSDRYLIRFMSRKLLLDDSCVLPDSLKIGQPGINISGMKKYFENLSKEEAAISRELLLPGDTTIQFPSSKKGLIEEVRNSSSEHSSATSTPKPTEESALSESTMVLKNYNAEPMNTSIVMPGLGPLNRDLRSPVLFKEDHSAQSSARTVLKGSDEVIDEIKQLSKKMEKLLDSFKEMKQCLSQISDCTRNGKKSSMAYPSDPSFLYVICQVLIG
- the wdcp gene encoding WD repeat and coiled-coil-containing protein isoform X2: MVSMELGKAKLARTGINVLHQALHPIHGIAWTDGKQVALTAVHLVNGEVKFGDSSVIGSFEHVNGLHWGPIYYTGTLALLAVQHKKHITVWQLQNSTLEENKLLVSQTCELGEIYPILPQGCVWHPKHDALVVLTKKDASVLFAVQIDNRRVKADITGTGLIHCACWTADGNRLVIAVGSAIHSYIWNHAQKTLHACSFCPIFDVGGYICAVEACMELQVIVTTELPLDKICGLNAGLAFHVTPTSETGSAISRPMMLAVDETHSMDTRRKSIDSSKSLIEEPTFSSSGPVDLTHILANHRKSDPSPLIHLRRRDCITGSGHDSSHLILVTFERKVTTTRKVSIPGILVPDIVCFDPHRCTIAVSSNTCNIILLYTVTPSSMPNIQQIYLQNNERPKGMCFLNETLLLLLVGRQKSNDLAFLPSSNSDRYLIRFMSRKLLLDDSCVLPDSLKIGQPGINISGMKKYFENLSKEEAAISRELLLPGDTTIQFPSSKKGLIEEVRNSSSEHSSATSTPKPTEESALSESTMVLKNYNAEPMNTSIVMPGLGPLNRDLRSPVLFKEDHSAQSSARTVLKGSDEVIDEIKQLSKKMEKLLDSFKEMKQCLSQISDCTRNGKKSSMAYPSDPSFLYVICQKKLQENTVVDEKRAFLLCEGKLRLSTVQEVFNLFVVEMFYGSNWIVLTADSDGFAPLTFKSKQEIMIRDGKQTIGLLEFPPPPSPTDTITLDNCRSAT